The following coding sequences are from one Gadus morhua chromosome 10, gadMor3.0, whole genome shotgun sequence window:
- the ltc4s gene encoding protein chibby homolog 1 isoform X1, with the protein MTSRGARYRLGSPFQRLLVNMGMASSAFPSAFPSAFNPRPAQDRAPTSLSSRHYLAGCSRDAELGPDSPAPPTLSLGRGLGLSFQEGRWVRGRGEGGGAGEESGAGKEQKRRIQRLKEENRLLKLSVEVLLDMMTMVKLKDCDGEAEEGGRQASERRPAGGKGVWWAPNLPDKRRA; encoded by the coding sequence ATGACATCCCGTGGAGCTAGATACCGCCTGGGTTCCCCCTTCCAGCGCCTCCTGGTCAACATGGGCATGGCTTCCTCTGCCTTCCCCTCAGCCTTCCCCTCAGCCTTCAACCCCAGACCTGCCCAGGACCGCGCCCCCACCTCCCTGTCCTCCCGCCACTACCTAGCCGGCTGCAGTCGTGACGCAGAGCTCGGTCCAGactccccggctcctcccactctctcgctGGGGCGGGGCCTAGGCCTGAGCTTTCAGgaagggaggtgggtgaggggaagaggagaaggcgGAGGAGCGGGTGAGGAGAGCGGAGCTGGGAAGGAGCAGAAGAGACGGATCCAGAGGTTGAAGGAGGAGAACCGTCTGTTGAAGCTGTCTGTGGAGGTCCTGCTGGACATGATGACCATGGTGAAGCTGAAGGACTGCGATGGCGAGGCCGAGGAAGGGGGTCGCCAGGCCTCGGAGAGGAGACCCGCGGGGGGTAAGGGGGTGTGGTGGGCCCCCAACCTGCCCGACAAACGGAGAGCTTAG
- the ltc4s gene encoding leukotriene C4 synthase isoform X2, producing MTDHLVGLGAVSLLAVMEQVYFSLQVVYARRKYSVTPPSTSGPPEFERLYRAQVNCTEYFPIFITLLWTSGLFFHQGVSTLCGLLYLYSRYRYFNGYCQSSRQRLAPLYFGAKVLWALIGFSSLGVVGSFSRLYAGVDLVDLASCLIPHAPVDL from the exons ATGACGGACCACCTGGTAGGTCTTGGGGCGGTGTCGCTGCTGGCTGTGATGGAGCAAG tCTATTTTTCTCTGCAGGTGGTCTATGCTCGGAGGAAGTACTCGGTGACCCCTCCTTCTACCTCTGGACCTCCCGAGTTTGAACGACTTTACAGAGCGCA AGTCAACTGCACAGAGTATTTCCCCATCTTCATCACGCTGCTGTGGACTTCAGGCCTCTTCTTCCACCAAG GTGTTTCCACGTTGTGCGGGCTGCTGTACCTGTACTCGCGCTACCGCTACTTCAATGGTTACTGCCAGTCCTCCCGGCAACG GCTGGCTCCTTTGTATTTTGGTGCCAAGGTTCTGTGGGCTCTGATCGGCTTCTCCTCTCTGGGGGTGGTCGGCTCGTTCAGCCGTCTCTACGCCGGGGTTGACCTGGTGGACCTGGCCTCCTGCCTGATTCCTCACGCCcccgttgacctctga
- the pcdh12 gene encoding protocadherin-12 isoform X3 — protein sequence MLPVLLLLALGLGSEAHSPSDPATSTILYRLWEEQPAGTRVGRLLDDLRQRGFSGPMDHFQVVEHGEALPFSVSGRDGEVTTLSWLDREKLCRGADLCELGFSVLYKKGGAMDFLRVRVEVMDLNDHSPAFPEELQEVEISETASLQMRIPLDRAVDPDAGPNGLQTYSLSDNQHFALEVRVGPGGSKQAELVVIKELDREAQATFELTLTAWDKGVPPRSGTTRVRVNILDSNDNSPVFEDCKPVVELAENTVHGTIVVNVKATDPDQGANGEVEYSLSKHAPPEVQKLFDVDQETGSVTLKGPLDYEARRSFEVDIQARDRGPNAIPSHCKLQIKLMDINDNAPRIHITWTPPDSPVATVREGAPRDTFLALVMVSDADSGDNGKVNAFIQEGSGPFHLKKIHGDNYMIVTNGSLDREKHMQYNISLLAKDHGDPRLSCVKHLTVNVQDENDNPPVFTQPVYRASFQENNVIGYMALQVEAHDVDMELSGRVSYSMRESNELGSSTAYFSVHRTSGMVSVQKSLDYEDSAHYSFIVEAVDQGYPPLTSTATVNIDIEDINDNYPIIKEPMAINGVAYLSVPVNADKGEIVIELGDEGAEGSTTSPISSPAREGVVGFLATVLKAEDPDSGPNGDLGFLIADGNPDGLFWLDNTTGQLFVNTTNATELIGKTFTVGVAVSDMGTPGLVTKATLEVSFINLKDHLRNSGAGNRRQLSFTMMIAICLGATCLLLMLAIALVTTFCRPEKRDNRAYNCREAESTYTRHPRRPQKNIRKSDIQLIPVIRGRKDDPSEGDGEAQPLGPAPAAPEEPQTERQYSMAPSANNASLRSLTYLDADSSPPPSSYARTLRKPGGFELDGTLPRTPATPYRTLRRARNPSSSTSSLSHGGTLRRPARSEGAGPGEGEEEEGAGPASCSSSTATLRRPKALEGGGRREAEHRRMLRNLVRLSMAAFGDNIELSAASPEVQQISQLLSLLHQGQLQPRPNFRGNKYSHRAGSSPDQNLSFSDSLTFSTNRWQTALSLPTSRSLFLSLYDPRQEATSLGLK from the coding sequence ATGCTGCCGGTTCTActgctgctggccctgggcCTTGGTTCTGAGGCCCACTCCCCCTCCGACCCGGCCACCTCCACCATCCTGTACCGGTTATGGGAGGAGCAGCCGGCCGGCACGCGGGTGGGCCGGCTGCTGGACGACCTGCGTCAGCGCGGCTTCAGCGGCCCGATGGACCACTTCCAGGTGGTGGAGCACGGGGAAGCCCTTCCCTTCTCCGTCAGCGGCCGGGACGGGGAGGTGACGACCCTCAGTTGGCTGGACCGCGAGAAGCTGTGTCGCGGGGCGGACCTCTGTGAGCTGGGCTTCAGCGTCCTGTACAAGAAGGGTGGCGCCATGGACTTCCTGCGAGTGCGTGTGGAGGTGATGGATCTGAACGAccacagccccgccttccctGAAGAACTGCAGGAAGTGGAGATCTCGGAGACCGCCAGCCTCCAGATGAGGATCCCCCTGGACAGGGCGGTGGACCCCGACGCCGGCCCCAACGGGCTCCAGACCTACTCGCTGTCCGACAATCAACACTTTGCCCTTGAGGTGAGGGTGGGGCCGGGCGGCTCCAAACAAGCTGAGTTGgtggtcattaaggagctggaCAGAGAGGCGCAGGCCACCTTTGAGCTGACCCTGACGGCCTGGGATAAAGGCGTCCCACCCCGGTCTGGGACTACAAGGGTCCGAGTTAATATACTGGACTCCAATGACAACAGCCCCGTCTTTGAGGACTGCAAACCCGTCGTAGAGCTGGCCGAGAACACGGTGCATGGTACCATCGTGGTCAACGTGAAGGCCACAGATCCGGACCAAGGGGCCAACGGGGAGGTCGAGTACTCCCTGAGCAAGCACGCCCCACCTGAGGTGCAGAAGCTCTTTGACGTCGATCAAGAAACCGGGTCTGTGACCCTGAAAGGACCCCTGGACTACGAGGCCAGGCGTTCTTTTGAAGTGGACATACAGGCTCGTGACCGAGGACCCAACGCCATCCCGTCCCACTGTAAGCTTCAGATCAAGCTGATGGACATCAACGATAATGCACCGAGAATTCACATCACTTGGACTCCTCCAGACTCCCCCGTCGCGACGGTCCGTGAGGGAGCACCTCGGGACACCTTCCTGGCCTTGGTGATGGTGTCCGACGCTGATTCAGGGGACAACGGTAAAGTAAATGCCTTCATCCAGGAAGGATCAGGGCCCTTCCATCTGAAAAAGATCCATGGGGACAACTACATGATTGTCACCAACGGCAGCCTTGATAGAGAGAAGCACATGCAGTATAACATCAGTCTCCTTGCCAAGGATCATGGAGACCCACGACTTTCTTGCGTGAAACACCTCACCGTCAATGTTCAGGATGAGAATGACAACCCGCCTGTCTTCACTCAACCCGTCTACAGAGCCTCTTTCCAGGAGAACAACGTGATTGGATACATGGCCCTCCAAGTGGAGGCCCATGATGTCGACATGGAGCTTAGTGGAAGGGTGTCCTACTCCATGCGGGAGTCAAACGAGCTGGGATCTTCAACGGCATACTTCTCCGTCCACCGGACCAGTGGCATGGTCAGCGTACAGAAGTCGCTGGACTACGAGGATTCGGCCCACTACTCCTTTATCGTGGAGGCCGTGGACCAGGGCTATCCTCCGCTCACCAGCACTGCCACGGTCAACATCGACATCGAAGACATCAACGACAACTACCCCATCATCAAAGAGCCCATGGCGATAAACGGGGTGGCGTATTTAAGCGTGCCTGTTAACGCAGACAAGGGCGAGATTGTGATCGAACTTGGCGATGAAGGGGCTGAAGGTTCCACCACCTCTCCCATCAGTTCACCAGCCAGAGAAGGGGTGGTAGGGTTCCTGGCTACAGTCCTCAAGGCGGAAGATCCAGATTCTGGGCCAAATGGTGATCTCGGTTTCCTCATTGCCGATGGAAATCCCGATGGATTATTCTGGTTGGATAACACCACGGGCCAGCTCTTCGTGAACACCACCAATGCCACCGAACTGATTGGGAAGACGTTtacagtgggcgtggccgtgtCAGACATGGGTACTCCTGGATTGGTAACTAAGGCGACCCTGGAGGTGAGCTTCATCAACCTGAAAGACCACCTCAGGAACTCGGGGGCCGGCAACCGCAGGCAACTCAGCTTCACCATGATGATCGCCATCTGCCTCGGGGCCACCTGCCTCCTGCTAATGCTCGCCATCGCTCTGGTGACCACGTTCTGCCGCCCCGAGAAACGGGACAACCGGGCCTACAACTGTCGGGAGGCGGAGTCAACCTACACCCGCCACCCGCGTCGCCCGCAGAAGAACATCAGGAAGTCGGACATCCAGCTGATTCCCGTCATCCGGGGCCGAAAAGACGATCCGTCGGAGGGCGACGGCGAGGCCCAGCCCCTCGGCCCGGCCCCCGCGGCGCCCGAGGAGCCGCAGACGGAGCGACAGTACAGCATGGCGCCGTCGGCCAACAACGCCAGCCTCCGCTCTCTGACCTACCTCGACGCGGACTCCTccccgccgccctcctcctACGCCCGAACGCTCCGCAAACCGGGAGGCTTCGAGTTGGACGGAACCCTCCCCCGCACGCCGGCCACCCCGTACCGCACGCTGCGGCGGGCCAGGAacccgtcctcctccacctcctcgctgTCGCACGGCGGCACCCTGAGGCGCCCCGCGCGctcggagggggcggggccgggggagggcgaggaggaggagggggcggggccggcgtcGTGCTCCAGCTCCACGGCGACCCTGCGCCGGCCGAAGGCCCTCGAGGGCGGGGGGAGGCGAGAGGCGGAGCATCGGCGCATGCTCAGGAACCTGGTGCGCCTCTCCATGGCCGCCTTCGGGGACAACATCGAGCTCTCTGCTGCTTCGCCGGAGGTCCAG